One part of the Saprospiraceae bacterium genome encodes these proteins:
- a CDS encoding PorT family protein produces the protein MKNLILYTILFTSCLITPELKSQSNVGIAVGYTSMHWNIPHTGAYQELGNWTSTGGWAISIPFEHALSKTLAFQTEFTWIQKGAEVNSTEYISRTLVNSNVSITINYIEIPMLLKASIPLHKMDLQFLGGGYAAIGISAKMKATAAAGTQTASATQDLDFEENMMNRFDAGLLIGTGIQFSNKFFIQAKYNLGLSNIDHSGDPNSAIYNRGLVFSMGTFF, from the coding sequence ATGAAAAACTTAATCCTTTACACAATTCTTTTCACAAGTTGTCTGATAACACCTGAATTGAAATCACAAAGCAATGTGGGTATCGCAGTTGGTTATACGAGTATGCATTGGAATATACCTCATACTGGCGCGTATCAAGAACTCGGTAACTGGACATCAACAGGCGGCTGGGCTATTTCAATTCCCTTTGAGCATGCTTTATCAAAAACACTAGCTTTTCAAACTGAATTTACATGGATCCAAAAAGGAGCTGAAGTAAATTCAACTGAATACATATCTAGAACTCTTGTAAATAGCAATGTCTCCATAACTATAAATTATATTGAAATACCGATGTTGCTAAAAGCATCTATTCCATTGCATAAAATGGATTTACAATTCCTAGGAGGAGGGTATGCCGCAATAGGTATTAGTGCCAAAATGAAAGCAACTGCGGCAGCAGGAACGCAGACTGCGAGCGCTACTCAGGATTTGGATTTCGAGGAGAACATGATGAATCGATTTGATGCCGGTTTGCTTATAGGCACAGGAATTCAATTCTCGAATAAATTCTTTATTCAAGCGAAATACAATTTAGGCTTATCAAATATTGATCACAGTGGTGACCCGAATTCTGCGATCTATAACAGAGGTCTTGTTTTTTCAATGGGTACATTCTTTTAG
- a CDS encoding T9SS type A sorting domain-containing protein: MKNKLYLILLYSFFLIGPAITQSIPINYSDCLTGKITSPSQIIVYTLPNVEIGDSIIVRVSSLQISSISPCVKMYFPGNIIPDTRGCATNSQNKEIVYFATSKGTYTITVEDNVHFFTGEFKIYVERTSMPVGAINIKCGIPVVSKFDCHPEMLVWNFGAMPNSLIAINATGSPVSACIIVRDHLGKIVASDVGIHTNATLSFNTTSTYECYSVFVFDYNSHTTGNVTLTVASIIGGCTSVNIESNLNKSSFCTGENITLTAMIPTTIPNATYSWTGPKNFKSNKKTININNAMPGQSGTYTVIVDDPTNCSSSDSVSIVINNRPTIIPSVDPVKAMVCAGDSIKLNVNTNATIPIYIWNGPNEYLSSIQSPLILVPDTSKSGRWEYLVTVTDDSTHCSSTDTISVQINTKPSANITSPATGVICKGETLLLNVETNTSANSFSWIGPNLFTSIIQNPSITNVDNSNQGNYFVTVTDTNGCHRNDTVDVSIEEIVLQAIPINDGIIASASGGARPYTYTLFPGGQTDTTGVFTKLNPGIYTISVSDKFNCNDSITLNIVVGTVNPKTEWSLSISPNPSNGLFQILRKENNKKELHLTVFDAYGKMITSFIINNELKTLDLSNQSNGVYMIRISDGDKVGAMKVSIVK; this comes from the coding sequence ATGAAAAATAAACTTTACCTAATTCTGTTATACTCTTTTTTTCTTATTGGACCTGCTATTACACAATCAATCCCGATCAATTATTCTGATTGCTTGACTGGAAAAATCACTTCCCCTTCTCAAATAATAGTATATACTTTACCGAATGTGGAGATAGGAGATAGTATAATTGTTAGAGTTTCCAGCCTGCAAATTTCATCTATATCTCCATGTGTCAAAATGTATTTTCCAGGAAATATCATCCCAGACACGAGAGGATGTGCTACTAATTCACAAAACAAAGAAATTGTATATTTTGCAACTTCTAAAGGGACATATACAATCACTGTAGAGGATAATGTTCATTTCTTTACTGGAGAATTTAAAATTTATGTTGAAAGAACTAGTATGCCTGTTGGTGCAATTAATATAAAATGTGGAATTCCCGTAGTCTCAAAATTTGACTGCCATCCAGAAATGCTAGTTTGGAATTTTGGCGCCATGCCAAATTCACTAATCGCTATTAATGCCACAGGTTCTCCTGTTTCGGCGTGCATTATAGTAAGAGACCATCTAGGTAAAATTGTAGCTTCGGATGTAGGAATTCACACGAATGCTACTCTTTCTTTTAATACAACAAGTACATATGAATGCTACTCAGTATTTGTGTTTGACTATAATTCGCATACAACCGGGAATGTAACTTTGACTGTAGCTTCTATTATTGGAGGTTGCACCAGCGTAAACATTGAATCCAATTTGAATAAAAGTTCTTTTTGCACAGGCGAAAATATCACTTTGACAGCAATGATCCCAACTACGATCCCTAATGCCACTTATTCCTGGACTGGACCAAAGAATTTTAAATCCAATAAAAAAACAATAAATATTAATAATGCGATGCCTGGGCAATCTGGTACATATACCGTAATTGTAGATGATCCAACTAATTGTTCGAGCTCAGATAGTGTTTCTATTGTAATAAATAATCGTCCAACAATTATACCAAGTGTTGATCCAGTCAAAGCAATGGTTTGTGCTGGTGATAGTATCAAGCTTAATGTCAATACCAATGCAACAATTCCGATTTATATTTGGAATGGACCTAATGAATATTTAAGTTCCATACAATCTCCGTTAATTTTAGTGCCCGACACATCGAAATCGGGACGATGGGAATATTTGGTTACTGTTACTGATGACTCCACACATTGCTCAAGTACAGATACCATTTCTGTTCAAATAAATACCAAGCCTTCCGCGAATATTACATCCCCGGCAACTGGAGTAATTTGTAAGGGAGAAACGCTACTGTTGAATGTTGAAACAAATACTTCGGCAAATTCATTTTCATGGATCGGGCCAAATTTATTCACATCTATAATTCAAAATCCAAGTATAACTAATGTGGATAATTCAAATCAAGGAAATTATTTTGTAACAGTAACCGATACGAATGGCTGTCATCGAAACGACACAGTTGATGTAAGCATAGAAGAAATAGTCCTTCAGGCAATACCTATAAATGATGGCATTATAGCATCAGCATCAGGAGGTGCCCGTCCATATACCTACACCCTTTTTCCAGGTGGTCAGACAGATACCACTGGTGTTTTTACAAAATTGAATCCCGGTATATACACGATTTCAGTTTCTGATAAGTTTAATTGCAATGACTCTATAACTTTAAATATAGTTGTCGGTACTGTTAATCCTAAAACAGAATGGAGTTTATCGATATCTCCTAATCCTAGTAATGGCTTGTTTCAAATATTGCGCAAAGAAAACAACAAAAAAGAATTGCATTTAACTGTCTTTGATGCATATGGAAAGATGATTACTAGCTTTATTATAAATAACGAATTGAAAACTTTGGATTTGAGCAATCAATCAAATGGAGTTTATATGATTCGTATTTCAGACGGCGACAAAGTTGGAGCAATGAAAGTTTCAATTGTGAAATGA